The Oryzias latipes chromosome 1, ASM223467v1 genome contains a region encoding:
- the LOC101159169 gene encoding calmodulin-regulated spectrin-associated protein 3 isoform X3, which translates to MVDSPSAMKKTFSVPEIKPLDQYNQNRAKICANIRWLLSKLYGCAENVPVELRDPLYKDQYDQEHLKPSISKLLLSPDTYCRAQALLAQAPASQGSPADNSALLQYLVKKGLAPNVQDAVVTEGDLSKSPVNVKAHLALIDSLMSLAARQTVDKVKMAPEAEQIGVGAPWENALLFWVNRLTQKLREITEEEDGPPKSQNCTDLQPIHDRCQSTRWYWKLVPHAIAFCLKESGNKPPVIRYKKDKVLSKLTPTFPLVSAVKDLSNGCAIAAVLYYYCPSLLLLEDVCLKDTMSVADSIYNLQLIKEFCDSNLLSCCQLAVEDLLYAPPPLHLNILSLVAELLEWFEMKKPDFVQPIQPVDLTDVSGVLECTSPVNGNSNSGSPAFILKQPFVPLPSSMSPENKGWTKKQISTEDLTAGVPAMTSPAAMKGLAHVPYSPPEDISHLVSASAPPQRSAWGPHAYTAPLGELPTIEEALQVVHTLSSKDRRKGRTPEKKGRIGSRQEARLRPEGAPAGFFLHSPEKENPQLSSSAPSRSGIPDWSADAEKQNRRSRSGQSGDTSRDDDSVLRDGSIDSSEASDDIPRNTPGNIRPASGRHGNSNANNSPRMTSFAEQRDHQRKNPPAGEDHASAPNPTTPGTPLTPSTPASASCHQGSQGPNAPEPGSEAWELAARLEDKRKSIEAQKRRIEAIFARHRQRLGKTAFLQLKREQGEGEGQTAEVDSLTLDERLTHMEEQLKKEEEKEGVEKEKEKPSVSNPPRLEKQVTFSIESKKGAETEKGGEKPGEAVIVEYNEVVQKLSEALQSLQKDMQKLTEQQQQLMSNQRPRNMPKSTSKSTTRNITKTPPRTPPHTPTKTPPRTPTRTPTRSTSKAWVIPTVSKSPSASSPSRRAQVLSSSGSPKTVISSSCPAPVTKMNSFSSRSTKHAPRAQLHPQTRPSELKFPTLNRVLTPTHNVDTLPHLRRVSPSKCQVQTSSSFRIGAAQTPQESPQLPQQPEENTSDTASSETPTQFSLELEQDDAEAVAGLPTFLQSRPERRRPAGGSSSGAPSECSFESETLSISAAFSAEAGRPGMAAGQPFSLNEASFSTAGGPEGTSDEPTDEGQEFSSDSMSDHTESARPPVVESLDPVEQISLVTDVSDPQIECKEQHEVLPGTLEPSGDQAEVETRGGIGFFFKEETLGEGEMAHRRALLLERQQKRTEELKKRRQWNEQEREIRSASADRNIASPSCTPPRGTSSPSPTPPATPARRGDFTRGEYARRQQLKIMEDLGKVLKQKSTTHGRSSAKKARSRPRSMTREETQLSLSPAKGATGCKLTKVYSHSSLNLAATEEPGNDKGEPTKKPQSSSIDSPAQSTSQNKPSNSNEDEECESNGTSPAPEYTGPKLFKEPSFRSNKFIIHNALSRCCLAGKVNETQKNKIFEEMEKSSANHFLILFRDSSCQFRGVYTMNADSQDLVRLTGVGPRTLSSNQVESIYKYSSDRKQFSAIPSKTVGMSVDAFTIPSHLWQGGGGTGGGGSRRASINKKVAIVK; encoded by the exons ATGGTGGACTCTCCTAGCGCCATGAAGAAGACGTTTTCGGTGCCGGAGATCAAGCCACTGGACCAGTACAACCAAAACCGGGCCAAGATCTGCGCCAACATCCGCTGGCTACTGTCCAAATTGTACGGCTGTGCAG aaaatgtTCCAGTTGAGCTTCGAGATCCACTTTACAAGGACCAGTATGACCAGGAGCACCTCAAGCCCTCCATCTCTAAGCTGCTCTTGTCCCCTGACACGTACTGCCGAGCTCAGGCCCTGCTGGCTCAGGCGCCAGCATCTCAGGGGTCTCCAGCCGACAACTCGGCTCTGCTGCAGTACTTGGTTAAGAAAGGTCTCGCCCCAAATGTCCAGGATGCAGTTGTCACAGAGGGAGACCTCAGCAAAAGTCCCGTTAACGTG AAAGCCCATCTTGCCCTCATCGACTCACTCATGTCACTGGCTGCCAGACAAACAGTGGACAAGGTAAAGATGGCACCGGAGGCGGAGCAAATAGGCGTCGGAGCTCCATGGGAGAATGCTCTGCTCTTCTGGGTCAACAGG ctCACACAGAAGTTGAGAGAAatcacagaagaagaagacggGCCGCCCAAATCACAGAACTGCACAGACTTGCAGCCCATTCATGACAGG TGTCAGTCCACCCGTTGGTACTGGAAACTAGTCCCA CATGCTATCGCTTTTTGTTTGAAGGAGTCGGGGAATAAGCCGCCAGTG ATCCGCTATAAGAAGGACAAAGTGCTGTCCAAGCTTACGCCCACTTTTCCTCTGGTTTCTGCCGTCAAAGACCTCTCTAACGGCTGTGCAATTGCTGCTGTGTTGTACTACTACTGCCCTAGCCTGCTACTTCTAGAGG ATGTGTGTCTGAAGGACACCATGTCTGTGGCTGACAGCATTTACAACCTGCAGCTCATCAAGGAGTTTTGTGACAGCAACTTGCTGAGCTGCTGCCAGCTGGCTGTGGAGGACCTGCTCTACGCCCCCCCACCCCTGCAT CTGAACATCCTCAGCCTCGTAGCTGAGCTGCTGGAGTGGTTTGAAATGAAGAAACCGGATTTTGTTCAGCCAATTCAACCAGTTGACCTCACAG ATGTGTCCGGAGTGTTGGAGTGTACAAGTCCTGTAAATGGGAACAGCAACAG tgGTTCTCCTGCTTTCATCCTCAAACAGCCTTTTGTCCCCCTTCCTTCCTCTATGTCACCAG AAAATAAAGGTTGGACAAAGAAACAAATCAG CACCGAAGACCTCACCGCCGGTGTCCCTGCAATGACCTCACCGGCGGCAATGAAAGGGTTGGCTCATGTCCCCTACAGTCCACCTGAAGACATCAGCCACCTGGTCAGTGCTTCTGCACCCCCACAGCGGTCTGCCTGGGGCCCTCATGCATACACTGCGCCCCTGGGGGAGCTGCCCACCATCGAGGAAGCTCTGCAGGTTGTTCACACCCTCAGCAGCAAAGACAGGAGGAAGGGGCGAACACCTGAGAAAAAAGGGAGGATAGGGAGCCGGCAGGAGGCCAGGTTGCGCCCTGAAGGAGCCCCTGCTGGGTTTTTTCTGCACTcccctgaaaaagaaaatcctcagCTAAGTAGCTCTGCTCCCTCTCGCTCaggaatccctgattggtcagctgATGCTGAAAAGCAAAATAGGCGGAGCAGATCAGGACAAAGCGGTGACACGTCGCGTGACGATGACTCTGTTCTGCGAGATGGTAGTATTGATTCCTCAGAAGCATCTGATGATATTCCCAGAAACACACCTGGTAACATTCGACCTGCCAGTGGTCGTCATGGAAACTCCAATGCCAACAACAGTCCACGGATGACCAGCTTCGCAGAACAACGAGACCATCAAAGAAAAAATCCTCCTGCTGGGGAAGACCACGCATCTGCTCCAAACCCAACAACCCCTGGAACTCCGCTCACTCCTTCCACACCAGCTTCTGCGTCCTGCCATCAGGGCAGCCAGGGTCCCAATGCGCCAGAACCAGGCTCTGAAGCCTGGGAGCTGGCAGCCCGCCTTGAGGACAAACGCAAAAGCATTGAAGCACAAAAAAGACGCATTGAAGCCATTTTTGCCAGACACAGACAGAGGCTCGGAAAGACTGCTTTCCTTCAGCTGAAAAGAGAGcaaggagaaggagaagggCAGACGGCGGAGGTGGACAGTCTAACGCTGGACGAGCGTCTCACTCATATGGAGGAACAAttgaaaaaggaggaggagaaagagggtgtagagaaggaaaaagaaaaaccatctGTTTCAAATCCTCCCCGCTTAGAGAAACAAGTAACATTCTCAATTGAAAGCAAGAAAGGAGCTGAGACTGAAAAAGGAGGCGAGAAACCCGGAGAGGCCGTCATAGTAGAGTACAATGAAGTGGTGCAGAAACTGAGTGAAGCTCTGCAGTCCCTCCAGAAAGACATGCAGAAACtcacagaacagcagcagcagctcatgaGCAACCAAAGACCTAGAAACATGCCCAAATCCACTTCAAAATCCACTACGCgaaacatcacaaaaactccACCCAGAACCCCACCTCACACACCAACAAAGACACCACCAAGAACCCCGACAAGGACTCCTACAAGGAGCACCAGCAAGGCCTGGGTTATTCCAACTGTGTCCAAATCTCCTTCAGCTTCTTCGCCGTCTCGCCGTGCTCAAGTTCTCTCTTCATCCGGCTCACCTAAAACAGTCATCTCTTCCTCCTGTCCAGCTCCTGTCACAAAAATGAACTCCTTCTCCTCCCGCAGTACCAAACACGCCCCCCGTGCTCAGCTTCATCCCCAGACCAGGCCCTCTGAACTCAAGTTCCCAACACTTAACCGTGTCTTGACACCGACCCACAATGTGGACACACTCCCTCACCTGAGGCGCGTGTCCCCCAGCAAGTGTCAAGTCCAGACTTCCTCTTCCTTCCGTATTGGCGCTGCCCAGACTCCTCAGGAGTCTCctcagctcccacagcagcctGAGGAGAACACCTCAGACACGGCTTCAAGTGAGACACCCACCCAGTTCAGCCTGGAGTTGGAGCAGGATGATGCAGAGGCAGTAGCAGGGCTACCCACCTTCCTTCAGTCCAGGCCGGAGCGACGGAGGCCTGCCGGAGGCAGCAGCTCCGGAGCTCCGTCTGAGTGTTCGTTTGAGAGTGAAACTCTGTCCATTTCTGCTGCGTTCAGTGCAGAAGCAGGAAGACCTGGAATGGCTGCAGGGCAGCCATTCAGTCTGAATGAGGCATCCTTTTCAACTGCTGGAGGTCCAGAGGGAACCAGTGATGAACCAACGGACGAGGGTCAAGAGTTTTCCTCTGACTCTATGAGCGACCACACAGAATCTGCAAGGCCCCCTGTTGTAGAAAGCTTGGATCCAGTTGAACAAATCAGTCTTGTTACAGATGTTAGCGATCCGCAAATCGAGTGCAAAGAACAACACGAGGTCCTCCCAGGAACCCTTGAGCCAAGTGGAGATCAGGCTGAAGTGGAAACCAGAGGAGGGATTGGCTTCTTCTTTAAG GAGGAGACTCTCGGTGAAGGAGAAATGGCCCATCGCAGAGCATTGCTGCTGGAGCGGCAGCAGAAGAGGActgaggagctgaagaagaggagACAGTGGAACGAGCAAGAGAGGGAAATAAG ATCGGCATCTGCAGACAGAAATATTGCATCTCCCTCCTGCACGCCTCCCAGGGGCACATCATCGCCCTCCCCAACCCCTCCAGCTACACCAGCCCGCCGAGGGGACTTCACTAGAGGGGAGTATGCACGCCGCCAACAGCTCAAAATAATGGAAGATCTGGGCAAAGTTCTAAAGCAAAAGTCAACGACTCATGGCCGCTCGTCAGCTAAAAAGGCCCGCTCACGCCCTCGCAGCATGACCAGAGAGGAAACACAGCTGTCTCTGAGTCCAGCCAAAGGAGCAACTG GATGTAAGTTGACAAAAGTTTACTCCCACTCCTCACTTAACCTTGCAGCCACGGAAGAGCCAGGAAACGACAAAGGTGAACCCACAAAGAAACCACAGAG cagctccattgATTCTCCCGCTCAAAGCACATCACAAAACAAACCATCAAACTCCAATGAAGATGAGGAATGTGAGTCCAATGGGACCTCGCCGGCCCCAGAATACACAG GCCCAAAGCTCTTTAAAGAGCCAAGTTTTAGGTCAAATAAATTCATCATTCATAACGCTCTGTCCCGTTGCTGCCTGGCTGGAAAGGTCAATGAAACGCAAAAGAATAAGATCTTTGAG GAGATGGAGAAGAGCTCGGCCAACCACTTCCTGATCCTCTTTCGTGATTCCAGCTGTCAGTTCCGAGGTGTGTACACTATGAACGCTGACTCCCAGGACCTCGTCAGGTTAACCGGGGTGGGTCCACGGACGCTCTCCTCCAACCAAGTGGAGTCCATCTACAAATACAGCTCGGACAGGAAGCAGTTTAGTGCCATTCCTTCAAAAACAGTGGGGATGAGTGTGGACGCCTTTACCATCCCCAGCCATCTATggcaaggaggaggaggcaccGGCGGAGGAGGAAGCAGGAGAGCCAGTATTAACAAGAAGGTGGCCATTGTAAAATGa
- the LOC101159169 gene encoding calmodulin-regulated spectrin-associated protein 3 isoform X1, which translates to MVDSPSAMKKTFSVPEIKPLDQYNQNRAKICANIRWLLSKLYGCAENVPVELRDPLYKDQYDQEHLKPSISKLLLSPDTYCRAQALLAQAPASQGSPADNSALLQYLVKKGLAPNVQDAVVTEGDLSKSPVNVKAHLALIDSLMSLAARQTVDKVKMAPEAEQIGVGAPWENALLFWVNRLTQKLREITEEEDGPPKSQNCTDLQPIHDRCQSTRWYWKLVPHAIAFCLKESGNKPPVIRYKKDKVLSKLTPTFPLVSAVKDLSNGCAIAAVLYYYCPSLLLLEDVCLKDTMSVADSIYNLQLIKEFCDSNLLSCCQLAVEDLLYAPPPLHLNILSLVAELLEWFEMKKPDFVQPIQPVDLTDVSGVLECTSPVNGNSNSGSPAFILKQPFVPLPSSMSPENKGWTKKQISRPLSAVTFSIPFGLDSDVDIVMGNPIDSVFRSVSTEDLTAGVPAMTSPAAMKGLAHVPYSPPEDISHLVSASAPPQRSAWGPHAYTAPLGELPTIEEALQVVHTLSSKDRRKGRTPEKKGRIGSRQEARLRPEGAPAGFFLHSPEKENPQLSSSAPSRSGIPDWSADAEKQNRRSRSGQSGDTSRDDDSVLRDGSIDSSEASDDIPRNTPGNIRPASGRHGNSNANNSPRMTSFAEQRDHQRKNPPAGEDHASAPNPTTPGTPLTPSTPASASCHQGSQGPNAPEPGSEAWELAARLEDKRKSIEAQKRRIEAIFARHRQRLGKTAFLQLKREQGEGEGQTAEVDSLTLDERLTHMEEQLKKEEEKEGVEKEKEKPSVSNPPRLEKQVTFSIESKKGAETEKGGEKPGEAVIVEYNEVVQKLSEALQSLQKDMQKLTEQQQQLMSNQRPRNMPKSTSKSTTRNITKTPPRTPPHTPTKTPPRTPTRTPTRSTSKAWVIPTVSKSPSASSPSRRAQVLSSSGSPKTVISSSCPAPVTKMNSFSSRSTKHAPRAQLHPQTRPSELKFPTLNRVLTPTHNVDTLPHLRRVSPSKCQVQTSSSFRIGAAQTPQESPQLPQQPEENTSDTASSETPTQFSLELEQDDAEAVAGLPTFLQSRPERRRPAGGSSSGAPSECSFESETLSISAAFSAEAGRPGMAAGQPFSLNEASFSTAGGPEGTSDEPTDEGQEFSSDSMSDHTESARPPVVESLDPVEQISLVTDVSDPQIECKEQHEVLPGTLEPSGDQAEVETRGGIGFFFKEETLGEGEMAHRRALLLERQQKRTEELKKRRQWNEQEREIRSASADRNIASPSCTPPRGTSSPSPTPPATPARRGDFTRGEYARRQQLKIMEDLGKVLKQKSTTHGRSSAKKARSRPRSMTREETQLSLSPAKGATGCKLTKVYSHSSLNLAATEEPGNDKGEPTKKPQSSSIDSPAQSTSQNKPSNSNEDEECESNGTSPAPEYTGPKLFKEPSFRSNKFIIHNALSRCCLAGKVNETQKNKIFEEMEKSSANHFLILFRDSSCQFRGVYTMNADSQDLVRLTGVGPRTLSSNQVESIYKYSSDRKQFSAIPSKTVGMSVDAFTIPSHLWQGGGGTGGGGSRRASINKKVAIVK; encoded by the exons ATGGTGGACTCTCCTAGCGCCATGAAGAAGACGTTTTCGGTGCCGGAGATCAAGCCACTGGACCAGTACAACCAAAACCGGGCCAAGATCTGCGCCAACATCCGCTGGCTACTGTCCAAATTGTACGGCTGTGCAG aaaatgtTCCAGTTGAGCTTCGAGATCCACTTTACAAGGACCAGTATGACCAGGAGCACCTCAAGCCCTCCATCTCTAAGCTGCTCTTGTCCCCTGACACGTACTGCCGAGCTCAGGCCCTGCTGGCTCAGGCGCCAGCATCTCAGGGGTCTCCAGCCGACAACTCGGCTCTGCTGCAGTACTTGGTTAAGAAAGGTCTCGCCCCAAATGTCCAGGATGCAGTTGTCACAGAGGGAGACCTCAGCAAAAGTCCCGTTAACGTG AAAGCCCATCTTGCCCTCATCGACTCACTCATGTCACTGGCTGCCAGACAAACAGTGGACAAGGTAAAGATGGCACCGGAGGCGGAGCAAATAGGCGTCGGAGCTCCATGGGAGAATGCTCTGCTCTTCTGGGTCAACAGG ctCACACAGAAGTTGAGAGAAatcacagaagaagaagacggGCCGCCCAAATCACAGAACTGCACAGACTTGCAGCCCATTCATGACAGG TGTCAGTCCACCCGTTGGTACTGGAAACTAGTCCCA CATGCTATCGCTTTTTGTTTGAAGGAGTCGGGGAATAAGCCGCCAGTG ATCCGCTATAAGAAGGACAAAGTGCTGTCCAAGCTTACGCCCACTTTTCCTCTGGTTTCTGCCGTCAAAGACCTCTCTAACGGCTGTGCAATTGCTGCTGTGTTGTACTACTACTGCCCTAGCCTGCTACTTCTAGAGG ATGTGTGTCTGAAGGACACCATGTCTGTGGCTGACAGCATTTACAACCTGCAGCTCATCAAGGAGTTTTGTGACAGCAACTTGCTGAGCTGCTGCCAGCTGGCTGTGGAGGACCTGCTCTACGCCCCCCCACCCCTGCAT CTGAACATCCTCAGCCTCGTAGCTGAGCTGCTGGAGTGGTTTGAAATGAAGAAACCGGATTTTGTTCAGCCAATTCAACCAGTTGACCTCACAG ATGTGTCCGGAGTGTTGGAGTGTACAAGTCCTGTAAATGGGAACAGCAACAG tgGTTCTCCTGCTTTCATCCTCAAACAGCCTTTTGTCCCCCTTCCTTCCTCTATGTCACCAG AAAATAAAGGTTGGACAAAGAAACAAATCAG TCGTCCTCTGTCTGCAGTGACTTTCAGCATCCCATTTGGCCTGGACAGTGATGTTGACATTGTCATGGGAAACCCAATAGATTCTGTGTTTCGCTCTGTCAGCACCGAAGACCTCACCGCCGGTGTCCCTGCAATGACCTCACCGGCGGCAATGAAAGGGTTGGCTCATGTCCCCTACAGTCCACCTGAAGACATCAGCCACCTGGTCAGTGCTTCTGCACCCCCACAGCGGTCTGCCTGGGGCCCTCATGCATACACTGCGCCCCTGGGGGAGCTGCCCACCATCGAGGAAGCTCTGCAGGTTGTTCACACCCTCAGCAGCAAAGACAGGAGGAAGGGGCGAACACCTGAGAAAAAAGGGAGGATAGGGAGCCGGCAGGAGGCCAGGTTGCGCCCTGAAGGAGCCCCTGCTGGGTTTTTTCTGCACTcccctgaaaaagaaaatcctcagCTAAGTAGCTCTGCTCCCTCTCGCTCaggaatccctgattggtcagctgATGCTGAAAAGCAAAATAGGCGGAGCAGATCAGGACAAAGCGGTGACACGTCGCGTGACGATGACTCTGTTCTGCGAGATGGTAGTATTGATTCCTCAGAAGCATCTGATGATATTCCCAGAAACACACCTGGTAACATTCGACCTGCCAGTGGTCGTCATGGAAACTCCAATGCCAACAACAGTCCACGGATGACCAGCTTCGCAGAACAACGAGACCATCAAAGAAAAAATCCTCCTGCTGGGGAAGACCACGCATCTGCTCCAAACCCAACAACCCCTGGAACTCCGCTCACTCCTTCCACACCAGCTTCTGCGTCCTGCCATCAGGGCAGCCAGGGTCCCAATGCGCCAGAACCAGGCTCTGAAGCCTGGGAGCTGGCAGCCCGCCTTGAGGACAAACGCAAAAGCATTGAAGCACAAAAAAGACGCATTGAAGCCATTTTTGCCAGACACAGACAGAGGCTCGGAAAGACTGCTTTCCTTCAGCTGAAAAGAGAGcaaggagaaggagaagggCAGACGGCGGAGGTGGACAGTCTAACGCTGGACGAGCGTCTCACTCATATGGAGGAACAAttgaaaaaggaggaggagaaagagggtgtagagaaggaaaaagaaaaaccatctGTTTCAAATCCTCCCCGCTTAGAGAAACAAGTAACATTCTCAATTGAAAGCAAGAAAGGAGCTGAGACTGAAAAAGGAGGCGAGAAACCCGGAGAGGCCGTCATAGTAGAGTACAATGAAGTGGTGCAGAAACTGAGTGAAGCTCTGCAGTCCCTCCAGAAAGACATGCAGAAACtcacagaacagcagcagcagctcatgaGCAACCAAAGACCTAGAAACATGCCCAAATCCACTTCAAAATCCACTACGCgaaacatcacaaaaactccACCCAGAACCCCACCTCACACACCAACAAAGACACCACCAAGAACCCCGACAAGGACTCCTACAAGGAGCACCAGCAAGGCCTGGGTTATTCCAACTGTGTCCAAATCTCCTTCAGCTTCTTCGCCGTCTCGCCGTGCTCAAGTTCTCTCTTCATCCGGCTCACCTAAAACAGTCATCTCTTCCTCCTGTCCAGCTCCTGTCACAAAAATGAACTCCTTCTCCTCCCGCAGTACCAAACACGCCCCCCGTGCTCAGCTTCATCCCCAGACCAGGCCCTCTGAACTCAAGTTCCCAACACTTAACCGTGTCTTGACACCGACCCACAATGTGGACACACTCCCTCACCTGAGGCGCGTGTCCCCCAGCAAGTGTCAAGTCCAGACTTCCTCTTCCTTCCGTATTGGCGCTGCCCAGACTCCTCAGGAGTCTCctcagctcccacagcagcctGAGGAGAACACCTCAGACACGGCTTCAAGTGAGACACCCACCCAGTTCAGCCTGGAGTTGGAGCAGGATGATGCAGAGGCAGTAGCAGGGCTACCCACCTTCCTTCAGTCCAGGCCGGAGCGACGGAGGCCTGCCGGAGGCAGCAGCTCCGGAGCTCCGTCTGAGTGTTCGTTTGAGAGTGAAACTCTGTCCATTTCTGCTGCGTTCAGTGCAGAAGCAGGAAGACCTGGAATGGCTGCAGGGCAGCCATTCAGTCTGAATGAGGCATCCTTTTCAACTGCTGGAGGTCCAGAGGGAACCAGTGATGAACCAACGGACGAGGGTCAAGAGTTTTCCTCTGACTCTATGAGCGACCACACAGAATCTGCAAGGCCCCCTGTTGTAGAAAGCTTGGATCCAGTTGAACAAATCAGTCTTGTTACAGATGTTAGCGATCCGCAAATCGAGTGCAAAGAACAACACGAGGTCCTCCCAGGAACCCTTGAGCCAAGTGGAGATCAGGCTGAAGTGGAAACCAGAGGAGGGATTGGCTTCTTCTTTAAG GAGGAGACTCTCGGTGAAGGAGAAATGGCCCATCGCAGAGCATTGCTGCTGGAGCGGCAGCAGAAGAGGActgaggagctgaagaagaggagACAGTGGAACGAGCAAGAGAGGGAAATAAG ATCGGCATCTGCAGACAGAAATATTGCATCTCCCTCCTGCACGCCTCCCAGGGGCACATCATCGCCCTCCCCAACCCCTCCAGCTACACCAGCCCGCCGAGGGGACTTCACTAGAGGGGAGTATGCACGCCGCCAACAGCTCAAAATAATGGAAGATCTGGGCAAAGTTCTAAAGCAAAAGTCAACGACTCATGGCCGCTCGTCAGCTAAAAAGGCCCGCTCACGCCCTCGCAGCATGACCAGAGAGGAAACACAGCTGTCTCTGAGTCCAGCCAAAGGAGCAACTG GATGTAAGTTGACAAAAGTTTACTCCCACTCCTCACTTAACCTTGCAGCCACGGAAGAGCCAGGAAACGACAAAGGTGAACCCACAAAGAAACCACAGAG cagctccattgATTCTCCCGCTCAAAGCACATCACAAAACAAACCATCAAACTCCAATGAAGATGAGGAATGTGAGTCCAATGGGACCTCGCCGGCCCCAGAATACACAG GCCCAAAGCTCTTTAAAGAGCCAAGTTTTAGGTCAAATAAATTCATCATTCATAACGCTCTGTCCCGTTGCTGCCTGGCTGGAAAGGTCAATGAAACGCAAAAGAATAAGATCTTTGAG GAGATGGAGAAGAGCTCGGCCAACCACTTCCTGATCCTCTTTCGTGATTCCAGCTGTCAGTTCCGAGGTGTGTACACTATGAACGCTGACTCCCAGGACCTCGTCAGGTTAACCGGGGTGGGTCCACGGACGCTCTCCTCCAACCAAGTGGAGTCCATCTACAAATACAGCTCGGACAGGAAGCAGTTTAGTGCCATTCCTTCAAAAACAGTGGGGATGAGTGTGGACGCCTTTACCATCCCCAGCCATCTATggcaaggaggaggaggcaccGGCGGAGGAGGAAGCAGGAGAGCCAGTATTAACAAGAAGGTGGCCATTGTAAAATGa